The nucleotide sequence gtcattgccatcggctcatgctgtctgggtaacCCTTAGAGAAAAGTACAGTAGAGTAAGTCTCaataagctccgtcagctaacaattaagtttgatagctgtaaaaagcgctcgaatgttaccatggcctaACATCTCGGAGATAGGTAACATGGTTCGAGAGCTTAAAACTGCTCGTCATGCGTTGACCAATGAACAACAAGTTCAGGCAGTTattcgttcccttcctgattcttgggaaacgataaAACAAaatctgacccacagtgagagtatcaagactttcactgatgtctcacgtcatgtagaacttgaggcggagaggattgaattcgccaggatttctggtcaagcttttgtagctgaaggttttggttccaagaataagaaaagatggtttaaaaaaggaaagagaaaaagaaaagaggctagtgttgttgctgttaaaaaccaaatcaagaagagagaggtactgttttgagcaaaagtatgtatcctaaGACTCTTAacgaaatagccgaaatgaagaaaaaatcatatgcagtgttattggtagtttgatgtacagtGTAttgtgtactcatcctgatataagctgtgctgttggcttagttagtcgtttcccgTCAAACACAAGATCGAGACATTGGAAAGCGGTGAAGATGATatttagatatctcaaaggaacaacaGATTATTGCCtctatttccaaggatcagatatgagtctaagtggctacacagatgTAGATCGGGCAGGGACCTTGACGACATCAAATTCACATCTAGCTAtaccttcttgctgaatggtggcgtcatatcatggaatagcaagaaacaagcttgtgtagctttgtcaacaatggaagttgagtatgtggcttgtggaACGGCTGTGCAAGtggctgtctggctaagaaggtttctgaatcatctgaagattgctgaggatagtgggagtcctgttacaatgtattgtgacagtcaagctgcaatagttgTTTTcaaagatcccaaatatcacagcaaaggcaagcatagaaattaagtataattttgtaaaggatattgttgacaagaaaaagataattcttgagtacatccctacatgaaatatgcttgctgatccttttactaagtcattgactaaagagtcatttcatgaagtctttgggactttgaaGAATGTAGcttattgtaaagacattttgataaataaaaaatatcatgatctattcagtgtatatgtctttgttacatttgaataaaagcctcgataagcatgttggcagattgagattgatccactcacatggacaatcatctctatttgttaagtacaaatagaggtaagaccgttgcttatggaaCAACTTATGTAGCTATGAATGGAGACATACCtgtaagttaaggtcgccttgataattgtgtcaagatgagatcatttatataatgatcagagtaaatgcacccaccatttactgaatctgcttaaggccagattggaattcatatgttgaattcaggattagacattaggtatgagaataacatcgtagtatGTGATTCATACGACgccaagaagggtagtaggagaatggatccctgcttctctaccaCCTGAGactcttgagattataagttaatttcaatcttaccctaagtgactatttagctgtctgcttgaagttctgatcagtgtttgctactttagcatgttttcgATTGGCTTTGGATGATTTGGTCTATGGAGTATAACTATGAAaacgactgattagaatgaatagattctagctaaaaaggaagattaagattgatttacatctgacATTTTTTTATTCACTAGTACCAGttatatttttagttcagtacataaaatgtaattatgAATAATATATTTGATTGGAGATggtgaacatgctcttgacataatagtcaatatgagggattagagatgtttatattgatgtaaataatttaatctggggtaaaagcAAGTTTTGAtatctctgattcgttctatggagcaACTAAGTTAaatgtgacaatcttcttagcaattgaatacTTAGTGTGTTTGCTgttgcacgaaccattttccctaaagtatgaaatggatgttcttatatgatctttgtgactaattaatttatgctctggtcttcgtgacttaatCATAAAGTCTatatgacttatttggtctttgtaactaattaattttgctctAATCTTCATGATTTGATCGTCAAATAGTCTATATGACTTAATCGGTCTTTGTGCCCAATTAATGTTTGGCTTTGGCATTGCGACATGAtcatcttgtagtctatgtgactgacatggtctatgtgaccagatAACTTTTTTGGATTGActtggatgagtgggagatgttggacgtAACATCAGTTGCAACacattcaccttcatcttcctccattaaAGCATCAGTTTGTAACCGATGCTTGCTTCCTATTTATACTGGCGTCCAAGTGCaatcgaggaagaaaaaaaaaggggtGAGTGTGACAGTGAGCAAAAGAGAACGTCTTGTGGtcgggatttggttcgtgaaaaTTCTGAGGAGGTTCCAAACGGTGATCTTCTCAGCGATAGCAGCAACGTCTTCGCCGACATCTTCTTCAATTTCTTCTCGGGAGATTACTGTGAGTGCCTacaattttattttcaatttatttcatGCATATAATAAGCAACAGAAACAAGATTAAAAACCTTGCTCAAAATACTTGATATCAGACTCATAATTACAGACTCAACAAGTATGAGCATCTTAACATTGCCACATACACTGGTGAAGAATATAATAAAGGTGAAAATGGACAAGATGAGAACTAGATATTGGTAAAACCATATTTTTACCCTCTTCAGTTATTGGACAAGACAAGAAAATGGACAGAACAAGAACCAGATATTGGAAAAACCATATTTCTAGCCTCTTCCGTTAACGCATACCAATTTGGAAAACAATATTCAGCAGCCATCTAATCGCCTAAATAAATGTGCAACAATCAGCTTTGTGGGAGACCTAGAAACGGATTGAGCTTAAGGCAATTGCACATTATGGGCTGTGAGACACAAAAGCCTCTTAGAGGAAGTATAAAAGGCAAAGCAGATTTATATCCATCCATATTCTTGAAACAGAATTGGTGGTTACGATTGGTCAATTTTAACTCTAAAGCTTAAATTTGTGAAAAGTGACTCTCATAACATACACTCTAGCAAAAATGTACTATTTCAAGTTATAGTGGGTCTTATCAACAGATGACAAAATCTCAGTAGGATTGTGCTGGCAAGTATCCTGCATAAAACAACTTCATAACATGATAGATGGATAGATGATCTTACCACGGTAATTCCAGCCAGAGTTGCGTCCACTGCCTCGGCCCCAGTTAGAATTCCATCCACCATTATCTAATATTCACAAGATTTGTTAGCTAAATTTGAGAAGGCAAACATAGTTGTTTTTGGTGTGTCATGTTGAATTAAACTACCTTGATCATGACCATATTCACCATATCCACCTTGATAGTCATATCCATTTTCATAGTTGTCATATCCGTGTTGATTGTAGTCATATCCAGCATATCTGTCATATCCCCTTCCCcaacctcttcctcttcctcttcctcctgctCTACCACTACCTCTAGTTCTACCACGACCTCGTACATAGGAATCTTTACCAAGCATTtgaaaataatcaataaaatgTATCCAATCATAGATAAAATATGATCAACATGCATACCTTCATGAATTTGAATCAGTGACTGATTTGACTGATGCTGCTGGTAATGTTGAGACTGTCGTGACTGTTGGTATCTTTGTTGATACTTAGGTGGTTCTATATACGAGGGACTCTGGTACCTACAAAAAAAGGCAAGCCAATCCATGATTAAAGCAAAGCACCTTCCTGAGTACGTATAGAAGGCAGTAGATGATATAGAAAAACATTACCCAGGGGAATTTGTGTCTAGCTCTTTAGTTGACAATGATATTGAAATCATTGAAACATGGCGTGTCATCTCCAGACTGCATGAAATAGTTATAAGTTAATGAGACCCTACATTAACATTGATTATGCATGACAACTGAAAACAGATAGAGACTCAACGGTTCAAGACCCTCTTCAATAGGTTCCCATACATCAGTGATACTGACTGAACTGATTACAGTGTCTTGATACAAGCCAGGAAACCTCTTCtgcattccaaaaaaaaaaaaatggtgatGAAGACTGATATCACAttaaaaaaagggaaaaagaaaaaaagagcaAAAGACAACCTTAATAATCTCAGCAATTGCCACTGCTTTGCTAATTGCCTGTCCCATAGCCTTTAAGACAATCTCTCTAACATTCTTTTCCTGCGTCACATCATGATCATAATCATGCAAGAGAAGCTAGCTTCTTTAATGTATGATAGGCACAAGAGATAGTAAGCGTGCACATTTCAGTTGGAATAACAATCAGAAATAAAGTAATAATATTGCATTAaagttcaaattttaatttaacaagtgGATAATTCTTATGACCATTCCTTCAACAGATAAtagaacaacaacaaccaagcttaaGGAAACAACAAATCAGCAGAACCAAATTAGCTGATTTGGAAGGAATATATCCCAAATTAGCTGAACCAATTTGCACATGTTAATGACATCCAAAGCAGATTTTAAGCTGCAAAATAAATGAAACCAAAAACTGAAACAACCATAGAAACAAGCTTCTCCTGATTACAGA is from Zingiber officinale cultivar Zhangliang chromosome 7B, Zo_v1.1, whole genome shotgun sequence and encodes:
- the LOC122006493 gene encoding RNA-binding protein FUS-like is translated as MDRYQKVEKPRRQPAAINENEVRITTQGLVRNYVSYATSLLQEKNVREIVLKAMGQAISKAVAIAEIIKKRFPGLYQDTVISSVSITDVWEPIEEGLEPLEMTRHVSMISISLSTKELDTNSPGYQSPSYIEPPKYQQRYQQSRQSQHYQQHQSNQSLIQIHEDSYVRGRGRTRGSGRAGGRGRGRGWGRGYDRYAGYDYNQHGYDNYENGYDYQGGYGEYGHDQDNGGWNSNWGRGSGRNSGWNYRGREYSVRGSGRAGGRGYGRARGRIGSRGRGNQY